A stretch of Camelina sativa cultivar DH55 chromosome 18, Cs, whole genome shotgun sequence DNA encodes these proteins:
- the LOC104762600 gene encoding fatty acid amide hydrolase-like isoform X1 encodes MGKYEVMKRASEVDVSTVKYKAEEIKGPHLTGFSFKLFVNILEAPLIGPLIVDHLKKDNGMTKIFRNTVIPEEPMFRPEFPSQEPELDVVVVGEDRSPIERLETALKCLPQYDSSRSFHADPMSSFRYWKIRDFAYAYRSKLTTPLLVAKKIISIIEEFSYDKPPTPFLISFDANEVIKQAEASTQRFEEGNPISVLDGIFVTIKDDIDCLPYPTNGGTTWLHEGRSVEKDSAVVSKLRSCGAILLGKANMHELGMGTTGNNSNYGTTRNPHDTKRYTGGSSSGSAAIVASGLCSAALGTDGGGSVRVPASLCGITGLKTTYGRTDMTGSLCEGGTVEIIGPLASSLEDTFLVYAAILGSSSNDRITLRPTPPCFPKLLSHNGSNAIGSLRLGKYTAWFNDVNSSDISDKCEDILKLLSNNHGCKVVEIVVPELEEMRAAHVMSIGSPTLASLTPYCEAGKNSKLTYDTRTSFAIFRSFSASDYIAAQCLRRRLMEFHMNIFKDVDVIVTPTAGMTAPLIPPDALKNGETNLQVTTNIMRFALGANLLGFPAISVPVGYDKKGLPIGLQIMGRPWAEATILGLAAAIEELAPVTKKPAVFYDILNTN; translated from the exons ATGGGTAAGTATGAGGTCATGAAACGGGCAAGCGAGGTTGATGTTTCTACTGTCAAATATAaagctgaagagatcaaag GCCCTCATTTGACTGGCTTTTCGTTCAAGTTGTTCGTTAATATACTTGAAGCACCTCTTATTGGCCCATTGATTGTAGATCATCTGAAGAAGGACAATGGCATGACAAAG ATTTTTCGCAACACAGTTATACCAGAAGAGCCCATGTTTAGACCTGAGTTCCCATCTCAAG AACCGGAGCttgatgttgtcgttgttgGCGAAGATAGAAGTCCTATAGAGAGATTGGAAACTGCCTTGAAGTGTCTTCCTCAATATGATTCTTCTCGTAGCTTCCATGCTGATCCAATGTCATCCTTCCGGTACTGGAAGATTCGTGATTTTGCATATGCTTATAGATCTAAGCTGACAACTCCTTTGCTG gtagcaaaaaaaataatctcaaTCATTGAGGAGTTTAGCTATGACAAGCCACCAACACCATTCTTGATTAGCTTCGATGCCAATGAAGTCATTAAGCAGGCTGAAGCTTCTACACAGAGGTTTGAAGAAG GAAATCCAATATCTGTTTTGGATGGAATTTTTGTGACAATCAAGGACGATATTGATTGCTTACCCTACCCAACAAATG GTGGAACAACATGGCTGCATGAGGGTCGTTCTGTGGAGAAGGATTCAGCAGTTGTTTCAAAACTGCGATCTTGTGGTGCAATCTTACTTGGCAAGGCAAATATGCATGAGTTAGGCATGGGAACCACAGGGAACAATTCAAATTACGG AACCACAAGAAACCCACATGATACTAAAAGGTACACGGGTGGATCTTCCTCAGGTTCAGCAGCTATTGTAGCCTCTGGACTATGTTCAGCTGCTCTAGGAACAGATGGTGGAG GTTCTGTTCGTGTCCCTGCATCACTTTGTGGTATAACGGGACTGAAAACAACATATGGTCGGACAGATATGACAGG GTCATTATGTGAAGGTGGAACAGTGGAAATCATTGGTCCCCTTGCTTCATCTTTGGAAGATACCTTCTTGGT GTATGCTGCAATCTTGGGTTCTTCATCTAATGATAGAATCACTTTGAGACCG ACCCCTCCCTGTTTCCCAAAGTTATTGTCTCACAACGGAAGCAATGCTATAGGATCTCTACGGCTAGGGAAATATACAGCG TGGTTTAATGATGTTAATTCAAGTGACATCTCTGACAAATGTGAAGATATCCTTAAGCTCCTATCAAACAATCATGGTTGCAAA GTGGTGGAGATAGTGGTTCCTGAACTAGAAGAGATGCGTGCAGCCCATGTTATGTCGATTGGGTCTCCAACACTGGCTTCTCTTACTCCTTACTGTGAGGCTGG GAAAAATTCAAAGCTAACTTATGACACTCGTACCAGCTTTGCGATTTTCCGTTCGTTCTCTGCTTCAGACTATATCGCTGCTCAATGTCTTAG GCGAAGATTGATGGAGTTTCACATGAATATCTTCAAAGACGTTGATGTCATTGTGACTCCTACAGCTGG TATGACAGCTCCATTGATACCCCCTGATGCTCTCAAAAATGGAGAAACCAATCTTCAAGTGACAA CTAATATAATGCGCTTCGCTCTAGGTGCGAATCTCCTGGGCTTCCCAGCCATATCTGTCCCG GTTGGTTATGATAAGAAAGGGCTTCCGATAGGATTACAAATAATGGGAAGACCTTGGGCCGAAGCTACCATCCTTGGTTTAGCTGCTGCGATTGAG GAACTAGCTCCAGTTACCAAGAAACCTGCTGTCTTTTACGATATTCTTAATACAAACTGA
- the LOC104762600 gene encoding fatty acid amide hydrolase-like isoform X2, with the protein MGKYEVMKRASEVDVSTVKYKAEEIKGPHLTGFSFKLFVNILEAPLIGPLIVDHLKKDNGMTKIFRNTVIPEEPMFRPEFPSQEPELDVVVVGEDRSPIERLETALKCLPQYDSSRSFHADPMSSFRYWKIRDFAYAYRSKLTTPLLVAKKIISIIEEFSYDKPPTPFLISFDANEVIKQAEASTQRFEEGNPISVLDGIFVTIKDDIDCLPYPTNGGTTWLHEGRSVEKDSAVVSKLRSCGAILLGKANMHELGMGTTGNNSNYGTTRNPHDTKRYTGGSSSGSAAIVASGLCSAALGTDGGGSVRVPASLCGITGLKTTYGRTDMTGSLCEGGTVEIIGPLASSLEDTFLVYAAILGSSSNDRITLRPTPPCFPKLLSHNGSNAIGSLRLGKYTAWFNDVNSSDISDKCEDILKLLSNNHGCKVVEIVVPELEEMRAAHVMSIGSPTLASLTPYCEAGKNSKLTYDTRTSFAIFRSFSASDYIAAQCLRRRLMEFHMNIFKDVDVIVTPTAGMTAPLIPPDALKNGETNLQVTTNIMCGKL; encoded by the exons ATGGGTAAGTATGAGGTCATGAAACGGGCAAGCGAGGTTGATGTTTCTACTGTCAAATATAaagctgaagagatcaaag GCCCTCATTTGACTGGCTTTTCGTTCAAGTTGTTCGTTAATATACTTGAAGCACCTCTTATTGGCCCATTGATTGTAGATCATCTGAAGAAGGACAATGGCATGACAAAG ATTTTTCGCAACACAGTTATACCAGAAGAGCCCATGTTTAGACCTGAGTTCCCATCTCAAG AACCGGAGCttgatgttgtcgttgttgGCGAAGATAGAAGTCCTATAGAGAGATTGGAAACTGCCTTGAAGTGTCTTCCTCAATATGATTCTTCTCGTAGCTTCCATGCTGATCCAATGTCATCCTTCCGGTACTGGAAGATTCGTGATTTTGCATATGCTTATAGATCTAAGCTGACAACTCCTTTGCTG gtagcaaaaaaaataatctcaaTCATTGAGGAGTTTAGCTATGACAAGCCACCAACACCATTCTTGATTAGCTTCGATGCCAATGAAGTCATTAAGCAGGCTGAAGCTTCTACACAGAGGTTTGAAGAAG GAAATCCAATATCTGTTTTGGATGGAATTTTTGTGACAATCAAGGACGATATTGATTGCTTACCCTACCCAACAAATG GTGGAACAACATGGCTGCATGAGGGTCGTTCTGTGGAGAAGGATTCAGCAGTTGTTTCAAAACTGCGATCTTGTGGTGCAATCTTACTTGGCAAGGCAAATATGCATGAGTTAGGCATGGGAACCACAGGGAACAATTCAAATTACGG AACCACAAGAAACCCACATGATACTAAAAGGTACACGGGTGGATCTTCCTCAGGTTCAGCAGCTATTGTAGCCTCTGGACTATGTTCAGCTGCTCTAGGAACAGATGGTGGAG GTTCTGTTCGTGTCCCTGCATCACTTTGTGGTATAACGGGACTGAAAACAACATATGGTCGGACAGATATGACAGG GTCATTATGTGAAGGTGGAACAGTGGAAATCATTGGTCCCCTTGCTTCATCTTTGGAAGATACCTTCTTGGT GTATGCTGCAATCTTGGGTTCTTCATCTAATGATAGAATCACTTTGAGACCG ACCCCTCCCTGTTTCCCAAAGTTATTGTCTCACAACGGAAGCAATGCTATAGGATCTCTACGGCTAGGGAAATATACAGCG TGGTTTAATGATGTTAATTCAAGTGACATCTCTGACAAATGTGAAGATATCCTTAAGCTCCTATCAAACAATCATGGTTGCAAA GTGGTGGAGATAGTGGTTCCTGAACTAGAAGAGATGCGTGCAGCCCATGTTATGTCGATTGGGTCTCCAACACTGGCTTCTCTTACTCCTTACTGTGAGGCTGG GAAAAATTCAAAGCTAACTTATGACACTCGTACCAGCTTTGCGATTTTCCGTTCGTTCTCTGCTTCAGACTATATCGCTGCTCAATGTCTTAG GCGAAGATTGATGGAGTTTCACATGAATATCTTCAAAGACGTTGATGTCATTGTGACTCCTACAGCTGG TATGACAGCTCCATTGATACCCCCTGATGCTCTCAAAAATGGAGAAACCAATCTTCAAGTGACAA CTAATATAATGTGTGGAAAGCTCTAG
- the LOC104762601 gene encoding leucine-rich repeat extensin-like protein 2 — protein MEKFSYPDSTDSSPRSREIEFDNPPPWDDQNPNQNQQQQSYKVRFMCSYGGKIQPRPHDNQLTYVNGETKILSVDRGIRFPVLASKLSAVCGGGGGDDVTFKYQLPGEDLDALISVTNDDDLEHMMHEYDRLLRMSSKPARMRLFLFPSASSASGRFGSQGSTQSDRDRFVEALNSVPRLSDSEKSVSAPPPNNADFLFGSDKVVAPPPPQTPPETKLPLPDPPLFNDPRVIQPDHGVNPMEIQRQMQEFQKMHIRDQEQQQEAVYRRKSNEDGLTEATGGYFSPPYAQNPAPPPPQPTIPQTNPQALPPMTNFWQGNHNPGGVFTTTTPGLGLPEQPVYMIPTPTPSPVYHAPPPQQPQGIMRPVNQGGYYPPVQRMASDTYREQHQTPYNVAQLPTGTIAQQQQQPPPPFTSDGAPPPPQYAAVPPSRQVVGLPPDTSAYTQVTYTGGMGKQVYYTEAPPPSAQYHGIGLPVNGMGEVRSGPDGKLIAMNMATKVSSQSSDSAV, from the coding sequence atggagaaattCTCGTATCCAGATTCAACCGACTCGTCACCAAGATCTCGCGAGATCGAATTCGATAACCCACCGCCATGGGATGATCAGAACCCGAACCAGAACCAGCAGCAACAGAGCTACAAGGTGAGGTTTATGTGCAGCTATGGCGGCAAGATTCAGCCCCGTCCTCACGATAACCAACTCACTTATGTTAACGGTGAAACTAAGATCCTCTCCGTTGATCGCGGGATTAGATTCCCTGTTTTAGCTTCCAAGCTCTCCGCCGTTTGCGGCGGCGGAGGCGGTGATGATGTTACGTTTAAGTATCAGCTTCCAGGAGAAGACTTAGACGCTTTGATCTCCGTTACTAACGATGATGATCTGGAGCATATGATGCACGAGTACGATCGCTTGCTTCGTATGTCTTCTAAGCCAGCGAGGATGCGTTTGTTTCTCTTCCCTTCTGCTTCTTCCGCTTCCGGTAGATTTGGTTCTCAAGGCTCCACTCAGTCGGATCGAGATCGCTTCGTCGAGGCCTTGAACTCTGTTCCTAGGCTCTCTGATTCGGAGAAATCAGTATCAGCTCCTCCTCCCAATAATGCGGATTTTTTGTTCGGATCGGATAAAGTCGTAGCTCCGCCTCCGCCGCAAACACCGCCTGAGACGAAATTACCGCTTCCGGATCCTCCGTTATTCAACGATCCGCGTGTGATTCAACCGGATCACGGCGTAAACCCGATGGAGATTCAAAGGCAAATGCAGGAATTTCAGAAGATGCATATTAGggatcaagaacaacaacaggAAGCTGTATACAGGAGGAAGAGTAACGAAGACGGTTTAACGGAAGCCACCGGAGGATACTTCTCTCCGCCGTACGCTCAAAATCCGGCGCCGCCACCGCCGCAGCCGACGATTCCTCAAACGAATCCGCAAGCTCTTCCTCCGATGACGAACTTCTGGCAAGGAAACCACAATCCAGGAGGAGTGTTTACGACGACAACACCGGGATTAGGATTACCAGAGCAACCAGTATACATGATTCCAACTCCGACTCCATCTCCGGTATACCACGCGCCACCGCCACAGCAACCGCAAGGCATCATGAGACCAGTAAACCAAGGCGGGTATTATCCTCCGGTACAGAGAATGGCTTCAGATACATACAGAGAACAACACCAAACACCATACAACGTGGCTCAGCTACCAACAGGGACAAtagcacaacaacaacaacaacctcctCCGCCTTTTACTTCTGATGGTGCTCCTCCTCCACCGCAATACGCAGCCGTTCCACCGTCACGACAAGTCGTAGGATTACCACCAGATACGTCAGCTTATACTCAGGTGACGTACACCGGAGGAATGGGGAAACAAGTTTACTACACAGAGGCACCACCACCATCGGCACAGTACCATGGGATTGGCTTACCTGTGAATGGAATGGGAGAGGTGAGAAGTGGACCGGACGGGAAGCTTATTGCTATGAACATGGCAACTAAAGTTTCATCTCAGAGTTCAGATTCGGCAGTTTGA